GAGGCCCAGAACATCATCAACAACGGCTTCAAGGCGAACCCGGGCTTCGTCATTCCCTGACACGGTGTTGGGATGTCGACCGGTGTGCTCTGGCGAGCCTCCGCGCGAGAGCGGGGTTGGCGGCCACCGGGCCCCACGCTAAGCCCTCCCGCCGAGGAGGAAGCACATGGCGGAGATGAGCTATCGGACGGCCCTCGTGACGGGGGCCTCCAGCGGTCTGGGGCGGGGTCTGGCGTTGTGGTTGGGCAAGCGGGGCGTGAAGGTGTACGCCGCCGCGCGGCGGCTGCCCCGGCTCGAGACACTCGCCCAGGAGGGCAAGGCCCTCGGCGCCACCCTCGAGCCCGTGGAGCTGGACGTCTCCCAGGCGGACGCCACGCTCGCGCGCGTGCGCGAGCTGGACGAGGCCTGTGGCGGGTTGGATCTGGTGGTGGCCAACGCGGGCGTGGGCTTTCCCACCAACGCCCGCGACTTCCCCTGGGAGGACGCCAAACGGGTCATCGACGTGAACGTCACCGGGGCCGCGGCCACGCTGTCCGCGGTGCTGCCCCGGATGGTGGAGCGCGATCGCGGCCACCTGGTGGGCATCTCCAGTCTGGCGAGCTGCCGCGGTCTTCCGCAGAACGCCGCCTACTCCGCCTCCAAGGCCTTCCTCGACACCTTCCTGGAGAGCCTGCGCGTGGACCTGCACGGCACCGGGGTGCGCGTCACCTGCATCCGGCCCGGCTTCGTGAAGACGGAGATCACCGCGGGCATCCAGCACCCCATGCCCTTCCTGCTGGAGGCGGATCCGGCCGTGGAGCACATGGGCCAGGCCATCCTGCGCGGGGAGGATGTGTACGGCTTTCCCTGGCCCATGGCCCGCGCGGTCGGGATGGCCCGGTGGGTGCCCAACGCGCTCTTCGACGCCGTGGCCAGCAAGGTGCTCTGAGGCCCCGGGCGGGCCCGCTCAGAAGCGCAGCGTGGGCCCGAGCAGGATGGAGTGCAGCGGCTTGGCGCAGGCCTCGGCGGTGGCGGACTCGAGGCTGTCCACACGCACGTCGCACCATTGCCAGGCCGTGGAGGCGGTGATGCCCAGGTGATCGCCCACCCACGCGTCCACGCCGAGCCGCACCGCCGTGCTCAACCCCGAGTGCAGCATGCGCTGCGGCGAGCCCGTCCCGAGATCCGTCAGCGTCAGGGGCGTGGCGCGGCTCTGGGCCACGCGCAGTCCGACCCACGGCGTCACGTTGCCATCGCGCAGGAAGCGCAGCCGCAGCTCTCCTCCCAGCGACAGGTAGTCCAGCTCGGTCGTCTGCCCCTGGAAGCGCCGTCCCCACGTCTCCACGCCCTCGCCCACCACGCCGAGGGAGAGCCCGAAGGGGGTTTCCACGCCCACGTAGGCCTGGAGCCCTCCTCCTCGGGCTCCGATTCCGGAGGTATGGTCGATGACGAAACCGGCGCTCAGCGAGGCGTACCCCCGCCACGGCCCCGCTTCCGACGTCCCCGCCCACAGCAGCACCACCAGGCTTCCGAGACTCGTCGCGCGTCGCATGAGGGGGCGCAGCTTAGCCCAGACCCGCCCTCCCAGGTCCACCCCTCGCGGGGGACGTCTCCGCGTGCTCGTTCACTCGCATGAGCACGACTCATACCGCGTGTGTTGCTCGCCCGCGCCCACGCCCTATCTCCGGGGTTGTGGGACGCGCCGAAATGGCGCAGAGGTAGAGTGGGTTGAACAACGATATGTCCATTGAGATGAAGCCCATCGGGCTGAACATTCCCGACGCCGACGATGACTGGATTCCCCGCATGGAGGACATGCCCTTCCATCGCCTGGGGGGAGAAGCCGGCGTGCGAGCGCTCGCCGAGGCCTTCTATGACGCCATGGATGCGAACGAGCCGGAGCTCGCCCGGCTGCACGAGCTGGATGCGAACGGCAAGGTGGGGCCGGGCACCCGGGAGCGCTTCGGCCTCTTCCTCATCGGCTGGCTCGGCGGTCCCCAGCACTACATGGAGAAGCATGGCCATCCGCGCCTGCGCATGCGCCATGGCCACCTGCCGGTGAACCTCGCCCACCGTGACGCCTGGGTGCGCAGCATGCAGCGGGCCCTGGATGCTCGGGGCGTGAAGGGTGGGGTGCGGCGCTTCCTCGATCAGCGCTTCGCCGAGGTGGCCGACTTCCTGCGCAACACCGAGGGGTGAGCGGGCGGACTCCCCAGCCTCGGCGCACGATGAAGTCGAACCGCTCCACGGCCGTCGGAACTCCGCCAGGGTCGCCCGTGAGCGCTTCGCCTCGGCCGGCGCGTAGCGCGTCACCGCGGACGTGTTCTCCGACTCCTTGAGCGGCCCCTCGAGGATGACCGGGGTGAAGTCGCCCGGCCACGGCACGCTCAGCAGTTCCCGCCCGTGCTTGAGTGGATCCACGATGGTGAAGCTCGGCCACTTCGGGAGCCGGATGGTCCGCATGTCGCAACCGTGGAAGCTGCACAGGTCCAGCCGGGCCTCGGAGAAGTCGCAGTTCTCCATCCCTCCGTGCTCCCACCACTTGTCGACTCCGACCCGCTGGCCGAACCCGACGCCCGAATAGCGGCCCTTGAACCGGCAGCCCTCGAACCGCATGGACGTCCACCACTGGTTCACGACTTCACGCTTTGCCTCGATGGTGCAGTCGATCAGCTTCCCCCACATCGGGACTAACTGCCGCCCTCCGATGCCGAGGACCACGGTGCAGCGCCGCAGGGTGAGGTTGGGCCCGAGCCAGTACATGGCTGCCTTGTCGGTCAGCTCCAACCGTTCGCCCTCGATCTCCCGGTTCTCGTAGTGGATGTTCGGGCTCACGCGCATCTCAGAAGAAGATCATACGGAAGAAGGTGCTCGCCATCCTCCGTCCGTGAAGCTCGAAGTTCGAGTCCGTCCCAGACAGGAGCTCATAGTGGTACTTCTGCCCCACGGGGCCCACCACATCGACGCGCATCTTCTTGCTCCTGAGCAATCCCGAGCGGCTCACCGGCAGGTCCGCTCGCCCGAGTTCCAGGGTCGTGGTAGGCAACCCGGCATGGGAAGCGAGGGCAGAGGCGAGAACGATACCCTGGAGAACGAAGGGCTGCCGGCCTACATCGGGTACGAGTACCAGATCTTCGTGACCGTCTGGGTAGCACTGGAGCTGATCTTCAAACGGGGCCTCCCTCACATCGAGATTGAACCGGCCTCTCAGGAGGACATCGAAGCCAATCTCAGGGTGAATCCGGACGAGGCATCGGCAGTCCTCCGCGTCGAGACCCTGTCCATTCAGGTGAAGTTCCGTGGTTCGGAGTGGAAGCCTGCGGCTTTTCGGGAACTGCTGCAGGGGAAGCCCAAGACGAAGAAGGGAAAGCAGGGCCCGGCCCCACGCCAACGGGCCTGGGAGTTCCTCGGCGCGGATCCTCTTCGGCGCTATCTGTTGATCACCAACGCGCAGCTCGCGCCCAAGCTACAGTCTCTCCGCGTGGAGGAGCTGTTCTCCCAACCTGGCAATGCTGTCATGCCCGAAGAGTGTACCGAGGGAGACGGGGGTCAGGAGTTGGCGAAGCGCATCGCCGTGTTGGCCGAGCAGCCCCTGGAACTCGTCGCCTTCAAGGCCAAGGAGTTCCTCACGTACCGGCTGCATGTCCCGTCGACGAGAGCCGAGGAGTGTCTTCGCAGGTTGATCGAGAGCGTCCGCAATCGCCTCCTGGGAATTGGATCGAGGCGATGGACCCGCGGGGAGATCCTCGCGGAAGCCCAGCGGTTCGGTGGCAGCCTGTACCCGACACCGGCCCTGGATACATTCGTTCCGCCAAAACACATCAGGCAGATCGAACAGCAACTTGCCAACAAGCATGTCGTGGTGTTGATCGGTCAGGCAGGTGCTGGCAAGACGCTGACTGCACAGTTCCTGGAGTACAAGCTCAGTACTCCCGAGGGGCCCGAGCAGGAACAGCAGACGCCCTTTATGATCTGCCGCGCGAAGGTGCCCCAGGACGCCAGGAGAGAATTGGCGAGCCCGGGCTCTGTCCTGTTCATCATCGAGGACCCGTGGGGCAAGTCCAAGTTGAGCGTGGACGCCGACCAGTGGGTGAGCGAGTTGGGTAGCTTCCTGCGTCAGGCGGGAGAGCAGAAGAAGTTCATCATCACCTCACGCCAGTCCATTCTCGAGGATGCGGAGGGCATGGAGGATGTGGAGGACTTCTGTGTCCGGATTGATTACGAGCACTACGACGAGGGAGCGCGCAGGAGGATCCTCACCAACATGCTGCGCGATGCGCAGCCCTGGCAGCGGCAACTTGCCCTGGAGTCCGCGACAAGGATCGTTAATCAACTGGAGGCTCCTATCTCGCTCCAGAGGTTCGCAGAGCAGCTGAAGAAGGCGAAGTCCTCTGAAAACGTCGTCTTGTCGCGGTTGATCCAAGCCTCTGGTGTCAATGTGCTGGCTGATCTCGTGGAGCGGGAGATCGGGCTTCTCACCTGGGAGGCCGTACCCGCTGCGGCCGTGCTCTGGTCCCTGCTGTGCGAGACTCCGACTTTCTCCCGCGCCGCGATGGAACAGCGTGGGAGCTTGGCCCGGCGGGTGGCCCCACCGTTTGCTCCCTACCTGGAGGTGAGCCGGCTCGCCTTGTGGATGGCTGGAGAGCGGTGGCTCGACTCGGATGACGCAACCTACCGGGCGCACCCCACGACCATTCAGGGCTTGGAGCAACTCATTAAGGGGAAGAGGGCGGACATGGCTCGGGGGGTGTTGGAGCCGTTGCTCTCGGGATTGGTCGCGGTCAGTCAGTTCGCCGATGCACTCGGTATCGCCGAAAACCTTCGCGATCGACAGGATTGGATCCCTGCCGATGTGCGGAGCGCCATCGCAAACTCCTTGCGTGAGCAGTTGTTGGCAGATGATGGTGAGGAGCGCTTCCGAGATACCTTCTTCAAGGCCGTACGCTGGTCGAACGGGCGTGATCCAGTTTCTCTGATGGTGCAGGCGCTCGCAGCCGAGTCGAAGCCGGTCAAGAAGGCATCTTTTGCGATCCGGGAATGGCACCGCCCCACGTGGACGACCGCCGAGCGGGAGTCCGTGCTGGCTTCAAAGGAAGCACGGCGGATCGTTGAACGGCACATACGCTATGTCGTGCCATACCATTCCGAAATCTTTGTTGGGGTTCTAGACAGGCCTCGCTGGCTCTCGGAGCTGTGGAACCTCTCGACTGTCTATCCCGACGCAGTCGTCGTGGCGGTGGAGGAGCAGGCAGACGGAGTCCGTGAACTCGCGCTGGGGGCGATGCTCACGGATAGGGCCTCCTTCGATAGCCTGGCCGACAAGCTCCTGCGAGGCTTGGATGAGGTCGAGCGGGACGCGAAAGCTCATCGCCAGGAGGTCGCGCGTGGGATGGCGCCTCCAGGTGCGCGCGCGCAGGACGCTGACGAATACTTCTCTGAGCGAGCATACCCGTACAGCTCTGCGTTGGAGGAACTTGTCGCCGAACGCCGAAGGGTGGAGGGCTATGAGTGGCTGGTCAAGCATGCGTGGCGAGCGCGCCTGCTTGGGAATTGGGGGGCTGCCTTGCAGCGGGAGGATGAAGGACTCACCAAGGAGGAGATGTTGGCGTTCTTCGCGGCTTGCCAGCCGGAGGAACTGAGCCGGGTCGCACGGACAATCCACGGCAAGCAGTGGTCTCTGATTGCCCCAGAGCTGGTTGCAGCGCTGGGAGAGGTCAAGCAGGACGACCTGGAGGAGTATCTCGGGGCCGTGGCACGCGTTGTCTCGCCGGAGCAGTTGAAGGCGCTGATCAAGGCCAATCCGCCACCGCTCTCTGACGTTCAGCGCGCGGCGATCGTCCTGAGCAGCCGGAGTGCTCATGGGCCGCTTGAGGAGCAGGCGCTTGCGCTTCAAAAGATGCTGGCATCCACGCTCGTGCCGGATCGCGAAGTGCTCCTCGACTGCTGTGAGCGTGCCGAACGCGGGGAGGAGCTGGGTGCTTCCCAGCTTCCTCCATTGCGCCCAGAGGACTTGCGGACGCTCCAGGAGTGGGCCGCCGAACCGGCATTCATTCCAAGTCGTGGTGCTCTGGTGATGTTGGCCGCAGTGGGAGAGCCGGTTCTCGAGCTGGTGCGTCCCGCGCTGAGCCATCCGGATGAGAGGGCCCGGCTCGCCGCCGTGAGGGCACTGGCGCTGCATCCGGAGGGGGAAGCGCGGCAACTCCTGCGTCGCGCACTGGAGGACTCGTACTTCGCCTGCCGGGAGCAGGCACTCCGCGCCCTCGCGTCCTCTGCAACGCCTGACGAGCGGCGGGAGCTGCTACGGTTGGCAAGGAAGGAGCCCAGTGACATGGTGCGCTTGGCGTACGTTGAAGCTATCCGTCAGCACCACTGGCTGGATGGAGTGGATGTACTGTGCGAGTTCCTGCGAGATGAAACCGACTGGTCCGATGACCCCTACGGAGACGAGGTGGGGCATCGCATCGCGCGAGAGGCCGCGCGTGTTTTGACGACACTGAGTGGAGAACTGCCGCAGGACGTCATCTCGCAATTGCTGGAGTTCGTGCGAGGAGGTGTTGCCTCCAACTCTGATCCCTTCGTTCACGATCTGGTGTGCAAGTTCTTGGAGGCGCTGGCGGTCGCGGAGTTGCCATCGGTGTTGATCCACGTTGCGGGGAGCCCTAAATCGTCCAAAAGGCAGTGGGCCCAGAGATCGATACGAATCAACGCACTGTTGGTGCTGCATCGCCTCGTACAGAAGCAGCCCACGGAGCAGTTGGACCTGATCCAACCCCTCGTGGAACTAGCGAAGCATCGAAACCCCTGGTTATCAGGACTGGCGGTGATAATGCTGGGCCTTCTGGCTCCGCGCAGCTGGGAGTCGTCGGAGCCAATCTTCGCCGAGTCCGAGGAGCAACGAGAGGCAAAAGCATTTTTGATGTTGTGCGCTGCTTCAACCCGCGGGCTGAACTTCCAAGGGATCGCCGCGGCCAAGGCCTTGCCTGTGGCTCATCCGGCAAGCCAAATCGTGGAGTGGCTCTCCGCTTCATTACCGAAGAGCGCTGACGAATGGCGTGAGCGCCTGGACGCACACCAGGAGACGCGCGACTGGCTGTGGGTGCTGCAAAGCGGCGAAGGATGGGAAGACTTCCTTTGGCGGGCTTGCTGCCACTTTCTCGGGGACGAG
Above is a window of Cystobacter fuscus DNA encoding:
- a CDS encoding SDR family NAD(P)-dependent oxidoreductase produces the protein MAEMSYRTALVTGASSGLGRGLALWLGKRGVKVYAAARRLPRLETLAQEGKALGATLEPVELDVSQADATLARVRELDEACGGLDLVVANAGVGFPTNARDFPWEDAKRVIDVNVTGAAATLSAVLPRMVERDRGHLVGISSLASCRGLPQNAAYSASKAFLDTFLESLRVDLHGTGVRVTCIRPGFVKTEITAGIQHPMPFLLEADPAVEHMGQAILRGEDVYGFPWPMARAVGMARWVPNALFDAVASKVL
- a CDS encoding HEAT repeat domain-containing protein, encoding MGSEGRGENDTLENEGLPAYIGYEYQIFVTVWVALELIFKRGLPHIEIEPASQEDIEANLRVNPDEASAVLRVETLSIQVKFRGSEWKPAAFRELLQGKPKTKKGKQGPAPRQRAWEFLGADPLRRYLLITNAQLAPKLQSLRVEELFSQPGNAVMPEECTEGDGGQELAKRIAVLAEQPLELVAFKAKEFLTYRLHVPSTRAEECLRRLIESVRNRLLGIGSRRWTRGEILAEAQRFGGSLYPTPALDTFVPPKHIRQIEQQLANKHVVVLIGQAGAGKTLTAQFLEYKLSTPEGPEQEQQTPFMICRAKVPQDARRELASPGSVLFIIEDPWGKSKLSVDADQWVSELGSFLRQAGEQKKFIITSRQSILEDAEGMEDVEDFCVRIDYEHYDEGARRRILTNMLRDAQPWQRQLALESATRIVNQLEAPISLQRFAEQLKKAKSSENVVLSRLIQASGVNVLADLVEREIGLLTWEAVPAAAVLWSLLCETPTFSRAAMEQRGSLARRVAPPFAPYLEVSRLALWMAGERWLDSDDATYRAHPTTIQGLEQLIKGKRADMARGVLEPLLSGLVAVSQFADALGIAENLRDRQDWIPADVRSAIANSLREQLLADDGEERFRDTFFKAVRWSNGRDPVSLMVQALAAESKPVKKASFAIREWHRPTWTTAERESVLASKEARRIVERHIRYVVPYHSEIFVGVLDRPRWLSELWNLSTVYPDAVVVAVEEQADGVRELALGAMLTDRASFDSLADKLLRGLDEVERDAKAHRQEVARGMAPPGARAQDADEYFSERAYPYSSALEELVAERRRVEGYEWLVKHAWRARLLGNWGAALQREDEGLTKEEMLAFFAACQPEELSRVARTIHGKQWSLIAPELVAALGEVKQDDLEEYLGAVARVVSPEQLKALIKANPPPLSDVQRAAIVLSSRSAHGPLEEQALALQKMLASTLVPDREVLLDCCERAERGEELGASQLPPLRPEDLRTLQEWAAEPAFIPSRGALVMLAAVGEPVLELVRPALSHPDERARLAAVRALALHPEGEARQLLRRALEDSYFACREQALRALASSATPDERRELLRLARKEPSDMVRLAYVEAIRQHHWLDGVDVLCEFLRDETDWSDDPYGDEVGHRIAREAARVLTTLSGELPQDVISQLLEFVRGGVASNSDPFVHDLVCKFLEALAVAELPSVLIHVAGSPKSSKRQWAQRSIRINALLVLHRLVQKQPTEQLDLIQPLVELAKHRNPWLSGLAVIMLGLLAPRSWESSEPIFAESEEQREAKAFLMLCAASTRGLNFQGIAAAKALPVAHPASQIVEWLSASLPKSADEWRERLDAHQETRDWLWVLQSGEGWEDFLWRACCHFLGDEFERSFKPRDLAPSTT
- a CDS encoding group II truncated hemoglobin, giving the protein MSIEMKPIGLNIPDADDDWIPRMEDMPFHRLGGEAGVRALAEAFYDAMDANEPELARLHELDANGKVGPGTRERFGLFLIGWLGGPQHYMEKHGHPRLRMRHGHLPVNLAHRDAWVRSMQRALDARGVKGGVRRFLDQRFAEVADFLRNTEG